From Acidobacteriota bacterium, one genomic window encodes:
- the ilvN gene encoding acetolactate synthase small subunit, whose amino-acid sequence MRHTISIIVANQPGELSRIVGLFSARGFNIETITVGKTLEPEWSKATVVTKGDDRTVEQIIKQCSRLARVREVKAVTSLPHIEREMALIDVSVRSGDERQEVMSLVEIFRAKVVDISHDRMILELSGTMDKVDTFIEMLRPLTVNEVTRSGCVAINRLSRLMTDEQFGAAAAA is encoded by the coding sequence ATGCGCCACACAATTTCAATCATCGTTGCTAATCAACCCGGGGAGCTTTCGCGGATCGTGGGGTTGTTTTCGGCTCGCGGGTTTAATATCGAGACGATCACGGTCGGCAAAACGCTTGAGCCGGAATGGTCGAAGGCTACGGTTGTCACCAAGGGCGACGACCGTACCGTCGAGCAGATCATCAAGCAATGCTCTCGGCTCGCACGTGTTCGCGAGGTGAAAGCGGTCACAAGTTTGCCGCACATCGAGCGGGAAATGGCTCTTATCGACGTTTCGGTCAGATCCGGAGACGAGCGGCAGGAAGTGATGAGTTTGGTCGAGATATTTCGCGCGAAGGTCGTCGATATTTCGCACGACCGGATGATACTTGAGCTTTCGGGGACGATGGACAAGGTTGACACATTCATCGAAATGCTGCGGCCATTGACGGTCAACGAAGTAACGCGAAGCGGATGTGTGGCGATCAATCGGTTGTCGAGATTGATGACAGATGAACAATTTGGGGCTGCGGCCGCAGCATGA